The Streptomyces sp. NBC_00510 genomic interval AGCACACATCGGCTTGAGCCCAACTCGCCGAACCTCGGCGGCGGCCCCGTGCTCGCGGCGTGGGAACGGTTCGTGCAGGGCGAGGATCACGTCCCCGGTATCCGGCCCCTGGTGGCGATCTCCTGGCAGCGCTGCCGGGAGCAGTACCGAGTCGATCCCCATCTCACGAAGGCTCCGGTGGCCGTCGCGAAGCCCGACCACACGCCCGAGCACGACGTGGTCTTCGCCGAGCTGGGCTTTCGCGCCGCCGCCGTGACACATGAAGTGGGCAACCTCGGTGGGCTCGTCACCGTCGCCGACGCCACCGGCCGGATCCTGGCCGCGTGGGGCGACCGCGCCACGCTTGCCCGGGCCGACGACTGCAATCTGGCGCCCTCGTTCTGCTGGTCCGAGTGCGCGGTCGGCACGAACGGCATGGGCACGGCGCTCGAGGCGCACGGCCCGGTGCCGATCAGGGGCGCGGAGCACTGGTGCCAGGCGTTCCACGACTGGGTGTGCGCGGGCATCGCGGTGCGTGACGTGGTGACCAGGGAACCGATCGCGGTCCTGAACGTCTCCTTCTGGCGCAGCGGGCTTCCCGCGGCCGCCGAAAGCTGGCTGGCGAGCGCGGTCACCATGACCCGGTACCCGCTCAAGAGGCGCGCCCGGGACAGCGGCGCGGAGTTGGTCGCGGCCTACACCCAGGCCAGGGGGACGTCCGGTGCGGCGCTCGCCGCCGTGGACACCGCGGGCAAGGTGGTGATCGCCGACGACATGGCGAGCGTGCTCCTGGGCGTCCCTGCGTACACCCCGGCGATCGACCCCACCCTGCGATGGAACCCCGGTCTACCGGAATTCATCGCGGCCGCCCGGTATGCCAGCAGGCAAGGGGCCCACGATCCCGACTGGGTCGGCTCGACGCAGATCTTCGCCCACCTGACCGACGAGCCGACGACGATCACCATCCGACCCGTCTTCTCCTCCGGGCACCTGATCGGGAACCTGGTTCTGTTCGGGCTTTCCGACGGGGCGCGGCTGCCCCGGGGGGAGGGGTCCTCGCATCCTCGGGTGCCGCCACGCCGAGTGGTCGCGACGCGCGACAACCGGATGGTGCTGCTGCGACTGCCGGAAGTCTCCTTCGCCGAATCGCACGGAAACGACGTGTGGCTCTCCACCGATCAGGGTCGATTGCGAGCCGCCTCGCTGAGCCTGGACCAGCTCGACAGTGATCTGGCGGATGTCGGTTTCCTGCGGGTGCACCGCCGCTACGTGGTCAATCTGAGCCGCATCCGGGAGGTCGAGCGCGGACTCAAGGGCGAGCTGTCCCTGGTCATGG includes:
- a CDS encoding LytTR family transcriptional regulator DNA-binding domain-containing protein; this translates as MLAAWERFVQGEDHVPGIRPLVAISWQRCREQYRVDPHLTKAPVAVAKPDHTPEHDVVFAELGFRAAAVTHEVGNLGGLVTVADATGRILAAWGDRATLARADDCNLAPSFCWSECAVGTNGMGTALEAHGPVPIRGAEHWCQAFHDWVCAGIAVRDVVTREPIAVLNVSFWRSGLPAAAESWLASAVTMTRYPLKRRARDSGAELVAAYTQARGTSGAALAAVDTAGKVVIADDMASVLLGVPAYTPAIDPTLRWNPGLPEFIAAARYASRQGAHDPDWVGSTQIFAHLTDEPTTITIRPVFSSGHLIGNLVLFGLSDGARLPRGEGSSHPRVPPRRVVATRDNRMVLLRLPEVSFAESHGNDVWLSTDQGRLRAASLSLDQLDSDLADVGFLRVHRRYVVNLSRIREVERGLKGELSLVMDDRTNEMVPVSRRNTPAVRRALNI